In Anaerolineae bacterium, the following are encoded in one genomic region:
- a CDS encoding trimethylamine methyltransferase family protein — MIETHGSQMTSAICARMGLQECEQIHQASLEILQRVGIEVRDEKARELLVKGGAKADGLRVFLPEVMVAKALAVTPKQMTLCDRRGQVALRAGGYNTYFGGGSDCLNILDHRTGQRRRAALKDVTEASILMDALPEIDFVMSGFMPSDVDQKIYDRYQMEVMLNNTTKPIVFVPPDFEGCVAAIEMCEIVAGGADAFQQRPFAVCYLNVTSGLIANAETLQKCMYLAEKGLPLLYVPLNAGGVNSPTTTAGCMATMNAGTLLGIVLAQLVREGTPVAVPGWNGGPYNLQTMVGNYVLADEQGVATSIGKYYNLPVFGLGGCTDSKILDQQCGLEVAFSLMSALMYGANLVHDVGFMDAGAQGSLVLITIVNDQLGFLRASTAGVPVNNETLALDVVEELGAKGNYLAHDHTLKHFKKAYYSQLADKRQYSQWTQHGATSMEERAAQQVEKILNEHTPEPLPADVQRDIKKIIEREQAQFGSPE; from the coding sequence ATGATCGAAACACATGGTTCTCAAATGACCAGCGCGATATGCGCGCGCATGGGGCTTCAGGAATGTGAGCAGATTCACCAGGCCAGCCTGGAAATTTTACAGCGGGTAGGCATTGAAGTGCGTGATGAAAAGGCCAGGGAACTGCTGGTTAAAGGCGGGGCCAAAGCCGACGGCCTCCGCGTTTTTCTGCCCGAAGTGATGGTGGCAAAGGCGCTGGCCGTAACCCCCAAACAGATGACGCTGTGCGACCGTCGCGGCCAGGTGGCGCTGCGAGCCGGGGGATATAACACCTACTTTGGGGGCGGGTCGGATTGCCTGAACATTCTTGACCACCGCACCGGCCAGCGACGCCGGGCCGCGCTCAAAGATGTGACCGAGGCCAGTATCCTGATGGACGCCTTGCCGGAAATTGATTTTGTCATGTCGGGCTTTATGCCATCTGACGTGGACCAGAAAATTTATGACCGCTACCAGATGGAGGTCATGCTCAACAACACCACCAAACCCATTGTCTTTGTGCCGCCCGATTTTGAGGGTTGTGTGGCCGCGATTGAAATGTGCGAAATTGTGGCCGGCGGCGCGGACGCTTTTCAACAACGCCCTTTTGCTGTTTGTTACCTCAATGTCACCTCTGGGCTGATTGCCAACGCTGAAACACTGCAAAAATGTATGTACCTGGCTGAGAAGGGCCTGCCGCTGCTCTACGTTCCCTTGAATGCCGGTGGCGTGAACTCGCCGACCACCACCGCCGGATGCATGGCGACGATGAATGCGGGCACGCTGCTGGGCATTGTGCTGGCCCAATTGGTGCGGGAAGGAACTCCGGTAGCCGTGCCGGGCTGGAACGGCGGGCCGTACAATTTGCAGACAATGGTCGGCAATTATGTGCTGGCCGACGAGCAGGGGGTGGCGACCTCTATTGGCAAATATTACAATCTGCCGGTGTTTGGTTTGGGCGGCTGCACCGACTCAAAAATATTGGACCAGCAGTGCGGCCTGGAAGTGGCCTTTAGTTTGATGAGCGCCCTGATGTACGGGGCCAATCTGGTTCACGATGTGGGGTTTATGGACGCCGGGGCGCAGGGTTCGTTGGTTTTAATTACTATTGTCAACGACCAATTGGGGTTTTTACGGGCCTCAACGGCAGGGGTGCCGGTCAACAATGAAACGCTGGCTTTGGATGTAGTGGAAGAACTTGGGGCCAAAGGAAACTATTTGGCTCACGACCACACCTTGAAGCATTTCAAAAAAGCTTATTACTCTCAACTGGCCGACAAGCGCCAATACTCGCAGTGGACTCAACATGGCGCGACCAGTATGGAAGAAAGAGCCGCGCAACAGGTTGAGAAAATCTTGAACGAACATACACCGGAGCCGTTACCGGCAGATGTGCAGCGGGACATCAAAAAAATTATTGAACGCGAACAGGCGCAATTTGGCAGCCCGGAATAG